One genomic window of Cannabis sativa cultivar Pink pepper isolate KNU-18-1 chromosome 2, ASM2916894v1, whole genome shotgun sequence includes the following:
- the LOC133033988 gene encoding replication protein A 70 kDa DNA-binding subunit B-like, which produces MNLPKEVNTPYELHTIQEIYLIDESCSFKPVCLTMWGHKVHDECLQIAEVIEDRPIILGSKLIVQTKRGLSLSSRDTSTFKINPQLPEAEALKEW; this is translated from the exons ATGAACCTACCAAAAGAAGTCAACACTCCCTATGAACTACATACAATTCAAGAGATATATTTAATTGATGAAAG TTGTAGCTTCAAACCAGTATGTTTGACGATGTGGGGGCATAAAGTCCACGATGAATGCTTACAAATAGCAGAAGTAATCGAAGACAGACCCATAATATTGGGATCAAAACTAATTGTTCAAACCAAGAGAG gGCTGTCTCTATCGTCACGCGACACGAGTACCTTCAAAATCAATCCTCAACTCCCCGAGGCAGAAGCACTGAAGGAATGGTAA